In Herbaspirillum seropedicae, a single window of DNA contains:
- the gmk gene encoding guanylate kinase, with product MPVQKPTSGSLFMVVAPSGAGKSTLVNALLKQEPAIKLSISFTTRAPRPGEEHGREYYFTDPEDFLKRQAEGEFLEWAEVHGNYYGTSRLMIADQIANGTDVLLEIDWQGAQQVKKQFPNAIGIFILPPSIAALEERLKKRGQDEPHVITRRILAAGGEIAHSPEFEYVIINQEFAVALSELTAIVQAARCRFPQQAARNAYLFTQLGIHAS from the coding sequence ATGCCCGTCCAAAAACCCACTTCCGGCAGCCTCTTCATGGTGGTCGCCCCCTCCGGCGCCGGCAAATCGACCCTGGTCAACGCCCTGCTCAAGCAGGAGCCGGCCATCAAGCTGTCGATCTCCTTCACCACCCGCGCACCGCGTCCGGGCGAAGAACATGGCCGTGAATACTATTTCACTGATCCGGAAGATTTCCTGAAGCGCCAGGCTGAAGGCGAATTCCTCGAATGGGCCGAAGTCCATGGCAACTACTACGGCACGTCGCGTCTGATGATCGCCGACCAGATCGCCAACGGCACCGATGTGCTGCTGGAAATCGACTGGCAAGGCGCGCAGCAGGTCAAGAAGCAGTTTCCCAACGCCATCGGCATCTTCATCCTGCCGCCCTCCATTGCCGCCCTGGAAGAGCGTCTGAAAAAGCGCGGCCAGGACGAGCCGCACGTCATCACCCGCCGCATCCTGGCCGCGGGCGGCGAAATCGCGCACTCTCCGGAGTTCGAATATGTTATTATCAATCAAGAGTTTGCCGTCGCTTTATCGGAGCTGACGGCCATTGTCCAGGCAGCCCGCTGCCGATTCCCGCAACAAGCCGCCCGCAACGCCTACCTGTTCACCCAGTTGGGCATCCACGCGAGCTGA
- a CDS encoding YicC/YloC family endoribonuclease codes for MTIYSMTGYAVTTRETSAGTVTLEMKSVNSRFLDLQFRINDDLRAVEPLLREAIMGRLVRGKVECRLSFGRKVASANSQALNSNVVAQLATLQDQLRAQFPDAAPLSVNELLRWPGVMEEAEISQETLQADILATLQQTLDAFVDTRAREGAALQAVILARVDAMEAIVARITPMVPQLVEQFQQKATDRMTEALGLALQTQNGAAPVATREESLERIRQEVTLYGIRIDIAEELARLTAHLAETRHILKKGGQVGKRLDFMMQELNREANTVGSKAAVKELADASMELKLLIDQMREQVQNLE; via the coding sequence TTGACCATCTACAGCATGACCGGCTATGCCGTCACCACCCGTGAAACCAGCGCCGGCACGGTCACCCTGGAAATGAAGAGCGTGAACTCGCGCTTCCTGGACCTGCAATTCCGCATCAACGATGACCTGCGTGCGGTCGAACCGCTGCTGCGCGAAGCCATCATGGGGCGCCTGGTCCGGGGCAAGGTGGAATGCCGCCTGTCCTTCGGCCGCAAGGTCGCCAGCGCCAACAGCCAGGCGCTCAACAGCAACGTGGTGGCGCAACTGGCCACCCTGCAGGACCAGTTGCGCGCCCAGTTCCCCGACGCGGCGCCGCTGTCGGTCAACGAATTGCTGCGCTGGCCCGGCGTGATGGAAGAAGCCGAGATCAGCCAGGAAACCCTGCAGGCAGACATCCTGGCCACCCTGCAGCAGACCCTGGACGCCTTCGTCGACACCCGCGCCCGTGAAGGCGCGGCCTTGCAGGCCGTGATCCTGGCGCGCGTGGATGCGATGGAAGCGATTGTCGCGCGCATCACGCCGATGGTGCCGCAACTGGTGGAGCAGTTCCAGCAGAAGGCCACCGACCGCATGACCGAAGCCCTGGGCCTGGCCCTGCAGACGCAGAATGGCGCGGCGCCGGTCGCTACCCGCGAGGAATCGCTGGAGCGCATCCGCCAGGAAGTCACCCTCTACGGCATCCGCATCGATATCGCCGAAGAACTGGCGCGCCTGACGGCGCACCTGGCCGAGACCCGCCACATCCTCAAGAAGGGTGGCCAGGTCGGCAAGCGCCTGGATTTCATGATGCAAGAGCTCAACCGCGAAGCCAATACCGTCGGCTCCAAGGCCGCCGTCAAGGAGCTGGCCGACGCTTCCATGGAACTGAAACTGCTGATCGACCAGATGCGCGAGCAGGTACAGAATCTGGAGTGA
- a CDS encoding LysR family transcriptional regulator, which translates to MLDLNDIWLFVHVVRAGSFAAAGRRLSMPPNTISRRLQSLEAAMGVRLLQRSTRQLNMTAAGREFFERCAPGLEDIEHASASLTESQGEPAGSLRVAAPVDFFDNFSIEWMHEFMHLYPKVQLEFVLNDGRADLIAEGIDLAFRGGVLPDSSLVARKLVQSHLALIASPRYLERQGTPQSLTDLTAHACLATSQAPQHTVWKLEGPHGPESVKVTPRLCVNTAQGQLRAARAGLGIALLPTMLASEDLRNGTLVNILPDYQRDTMGFYAVYVHRRQLPSAVSALIEFFADKLERGIADKGAQACEKHLEGESGLVVSSSEKAFA; encoded by the coding sequence ATGCTTGACCTCAACGATATCTGGCTTTTCGTTCATGTGGTGCGCGCCGGCAGCTTTGCCGCGGCGGGGCGCAGGCTGTCGATGCCGCCCAATACCATCAGCCGCCGCCTGCAATCGCTGGAGGCGGCCATGGGTGTGCGCCTGTTGCAGCGCTCCACGCGCCAGCTCAACATGACCGCCGCCGGGCGCGAATTCTTCGAGCGTTGCGCCCCGGGGCTGGAAGATATCGAACACGCCAGCGCCAGCCTCACCGAAAGCCAGGGCGAACCCGCCGGCAGTCTGCGGGTGGCCGCGCCGGTGGACTTTTTCGACAATTTCTCCATCGAGTGGATGCATGAATTCATGCATCTCTATCCCAAGGTGCAACTGGAGTTCGTGCTCAACGATGGCCGCGCCGACCTGATCGCCGAAGGTATCGATCTGGCGTTTCGCGGCGGTGTGCTGCCCGATTCCAGCCTGGTGGCCAGGAAGCTGGTGCAAAGCCACCTGGCCCTGATCGCCAGTCCGCGCTACCTGGAGCGCCAGGGAACCCCGCAGAGCCTGACCGACCTCACGGCCCATGCCTGCCTGGCCACCTCGCAGGCGCCCCAGCATACGGTGTGGAAGCTGGAAGGTCCGCACGGTCCGGAAAGCGTCAAGGTCACGCCGCGCCTGTGCGTCAATACTGCCCAGGGCCAGTTGCGGGCGGCCCGGGCCGGACTGGGGATTGCGCTGCTGCCGACCATGCTGGCCTCGGAAGACCTGCGCAATGGCACCCTGGTCAACATCCTGCCCGATTACCAGCGCGACACCATGGGCTTCTATGCGGTCTATGTGCACCGCCGCCAGCTGCCCAGCGCGGTGAGCGCCTTGATCGAATTCTTTGCCGACAAGCTGGAGCGGGGGATTGCAGACAAGGGGGCGCAGGCTTGCGAGAAGCATCTGGAGGGGGAATCCGGGCTGGTAGTATCGTCAAGCGAAAAAGCCTTCGCCTGA
- a CDS encoding EAL and HDOD domain-containing protein, with protein sequence MSDQSSDQSTSTHQALDFYLARQPILSREQHLIGYELLFRSAAFGPANVKDDVTATAAVIAHASELGLSNVIGNLQGFINVDAAVLMSDFIYFLPNDKVVLEILETVRVTPELVVRVRELVKAGYVFALDDVVAESQEIEELLPLVKIIKIDVMEVDPSKLLKLSVHFKRAQKELLAEKVETLQQFNDCVTFGFDYFQGYYFAKPMILQGKKLEASKMVIMHLLTLLVRNVDNGEIVRFIKRDVALSLTLLRLVNTPVYGFQKFIDSLGQALIVLGRRQLKRWLQILLFANTDKEQAHTMSPLMILAATRGKMLELITTRIRPGRRKMSEMAFTVGIMSLVDALFGMSMETVLRQITVSTEIREALLRRTGFYGVALRLVECTEQRDQDQAEMQRLLDELQLSADDFFEAEKHAFEWGNSISNNNIGAQASMHMSPPPEGFIDDDDDD encoded by the coding sequence GATTTCTACCTGGCGCGCCAGCCCATTCTCAGCCGTGAGCAGCACCTGATCGGCTACGAACTGCTGTTTCGCAGCGCCGCGTTCGGGCCGGCCAATGTGAAGGATGACGTGACGGCTACGGCCGCCGTCATTGCCCACGCCTCGGAATTGGGCTTGTCCAATGTGATCGGCAATCTGCAGGGCTTCATCAATGTCGATGCGGCCGTGCTGATGAGCGATTTCATCTATTTCCTGCCCAACGACAAGGTGGTGCTGGAAATCCTGGAAACCGTCCGCGTCACCCCCGAGCTGGTGGTGCGCGTGCGCGAGCTGGTCAAGGCAGGCTACGTGTTCGCGCTGGATGATGTGGTGGCCGAGTCGCAGGAGATCGAAGAGCTGCTGCCGCTGGTGAAGATCATCAAGATCGACGTGATGGAAGTCGATCCCAGCAAGCTGCTCAAGCTGTCGGTGCATTTCAAGCGCGCACAGAAGGAATTGCTGGCCGAGAAGGTCGAGACCCTGCAACAGTTCAATGACTGCGTCACCTTCGGTTTCGACTATTTCCAGGGCTATTACTTCGCCAAACCGATGATCCTCCAGGGCAAGAAGCTGGAAGCGTCCAAGATGGTCATCATGCACCTGCTCACCCTGCTGGTGCGCAATGTGGACAACGGCGAGATCGTGCGCTTCATCAAGCGCGACGTGGCGCTGAGCCTGACCTTGCTGCGCCTGGTCAATACCCCGGTCTACGGTTTCCAGAAGTTCATCGATTCGCTGGGCCAGGCCCTGATCGTGCTGGGCCGGCGACAGTTGAAGCGCTGGCTGCAGATCCTGCTGTTTGCCAATACCGACAAGGAGCAGGCGCATACGATGTCGCCCTTGATGATCCTGGCGGCCACGCGCGGCAAGATGCTGGAGCTGATCACCACCAGGATCCGGCCGGGTCGCCGCAAGATGTCGGAGATGGCCTTCACGGTGGGCATCATGTCGCTGGTCGATGCGCTCTTCGGGATGAGCATGGAAACGGTGCTGCGCCAGATCACGGTGAGCACCGAGATCCGCGAGGCGCTGCTGCGCCGCACCGGCTTCTACGGCGTGGCCTTGCGGCTGGTCGAGTGTACCGAGCAGCGCGACCAGGACCAGGCCGAGATGCAGCGCCTGCTCGATGAACTGCAGCTATCGGCGGATGACTTCTTCGAAGCCGAGAAACATGCCTTCGAGTGGGGCAACAGCATCTCCAACAACAACATCGGCGCGCAGGCGAGCATGCACATGTCGCCCCCGCCCGAGGGCTTCATCGATGATGACGACGATGATTGA
- the rph gene encoding ribonuclease PH yields the protein MTASHRPSGRSPEQLREVRLTRQYTKHAEGSVLVEFGDTRVLCTASIEEKVPGFLKGKGQGWLTAEYGMLPRSTHTRMDREAAKGKQSGRTQEIQRLIGRALRAAFDLEAFGERTLQLDCDVLQADGGTRTAAITGAMVAAYDAFAGLKSQGLIEAIPVKHFVAAISVGVFKGVPVLDLDYPEDSDCDTDMNVVMTDAGHFVEVQGTAEGAAFDRATLNALLDLAQQGIATLNGLQRQALGL from the coding sequence ATGACAGCATCCCATCGCCCCAGCGGCCGCAGCCCCGAGCAATTGCGCGAGGTGCGCCTGACCCGTCAATACACCAAGCATGCCGAGGGTTCGGTGCTGGTCGAGTTCGGCGATACCCGGGTGCTCTGCACCGCCTCCATCGAGGAGAAGGTGCCCGGCTTCCTCAAGGGCAAAGGCCAGGGCTGGCTGACCGCCGAGTACGGCATGCTGCCGCGCTCCACCCACACCCGCATGGACCGCGAAGCCGCCAAGGGCAAGCAGTCCGGCCGCACCCAGGAAATCCAGCGCCTGATCGGCCGCGCCTTGCGCGCCGCCTTCGACCTGGAAGCCTTCGGCGAGCGCACGCTGCAGCTGGACTGCGACGTCCTGCAGGCCGATGGCGGCACCCGCACGGCGGCTATCACCGGCGCCATGGTGGCGGCGTATGACGCCTTCGCTGGCCTCAAGAGCCAGGGCTTGATCGAGGCTATTCCGGTCAAGCACTTCGTGGCGGCGATCTCGGTAGGCGTGTTCAAGGGCGTGCCGGTGCTGGACCTGGATTACCCGGAAGACTCGGACTGCGATACCGACATGAACGTGGTCATGACCGACGCCGGCCATTTCGTGGAAGTGCAGGGCACCGCTGAAGGCGCCGCGTTCGACCGCGCCACGCTCAATGCCCTGCTGGATCTGGCCCAGCAAGGTATCGCCACCCTCAACGGCTTGCAGAGGCAGGCATTGGGGCTGTAA
- a CDS encoding DUF3422 family protein, protein MSIVFASLNHPQRVVLAAEVHSRPFLQLTRSETLTHLAVYVREDGNGSRHASAQHALLDDLCAHFGVVAPGGEAKHFYHDFGRFRLKWECHTEFATYTFAQAHEEAISTDDAFARAPLAHIPQQWLISLKGKLMVAAHVVVEPGDDDPADTARQMQRIFEGKLMSSSKVLQGGEIWTDFKIQSDGFSRFIVRDIGLRELQGGRLAQRILEIETYRMMALLGLPHAQQSGPLLNEIEGDLAALTAAMVQSEQSTGGTPEEQAEDERVLRKITGLAARIEKLSLENSYRFSASQAYFRLVQARIEELREQRIEGVPTIGEFMERRLAPAMNTCQAIARRQEALAERIAHTNDLLRTRIGIVQEQQNRQILESMNARAAQQLKLQQAVEGLSVAAISYYVIGLIGYAGKAAKAAGLPINPDLATGLVVPVVAACVWLGLRRMHKGLGNH, encoded by the coding sequence ATGTCCATCGTTTTTGCCAGCCTGAACCATCCGCAGCGCGTTGTCCTGGCGGCCGAGGTGCATTCGCGCCCCTTCCTCCAGCTCACGCGCTCGGAGACGCTCACGCACCTGGCCGTCTACGTCCGCGAAGATGGCAACGGCAGCCGCCACGCCAGCGCCCAGCACGCCTTGCTGGACGACCTGTGCGCCCATTTCGGCGTGGTAGCGCCGGGTGGCGAGGCCAAGCACTTCTATCACGACTTCGGCCGCTTCCGGCTGAAGTGGGAGTGCCATACCGAGTTCGCCACCTACACCTTCGCCCAGGCGCATGAGGAAGCCATCTCGACCGACGATGCCTTTGCCCGCGCGCCGCTGGCGCATATTCCGCAGCAATGGCTGATCTCGCTCAAGGGCAAGCTGATGGTGGCCGCGCACGTGGTGGTGGAGCCCGGCGACGACGATCCAGCCGACACGGCGCGCCAGATGCAGCGCATCTTCGAAGGCAAGCTGATGAGTTCGAGCAAGGTCTTGCAGGGCGGCGAGATCTGGACTGATTTCAAGATCCAGTCGGACGGTTTCTCGCGCTTCATCGTGCGCGACATCGGCCTGCGTGAACTGCAGGGCGGCCGGCTGGCGCAGCGCATCCTGGAGATCGAGACCTACCGCATGATGGCGCTGCTGGGCCTGCCCCATGCCCAGCAATCCGGCCCGCTGCTCAATGAGATCGAAGGCGATCTGGCGGCGCTGACGGCGGCCATGGTGCAGTCCGAGCAATCCACCGGCGGCACCCCGGAAGAGCAGGCTGAAGACGAGCGGGTGCTGCGCAAGATCACCGGGCTGGCCGCCCGCATCGAGAAGCTGTCACTGGAGAACAGTTACCGGTTCTCGGCCTCGCAAGCCTATTTCCGCTTGGTGCAGGCGCGTATCGAGGAGTTGCGCGAGCAGCGCATCGAGGGTGTGCCGACCATCGGCGAGTTCATGGAACGCCGCCTGGCCCCAGCGATGAACACCTGCCAGGCCATCGCCCGGCGCCAGGAAGCACTGGCCGAACGCATCGCCCATACCAACGATCTGCTGCGCACCCGCATCGGCATCGTGCAGGAGCAGCAGAACCGCCAGATCCTGGAGTCGATGAACGCCCGCGCCGCCCAGCAGCTCAAGCTGCAGCAGGCAGTGGAGGGCTTGTCGGTGGCAGCCATCTCCTACTACGTGATCGGGTTGATCGGCTATGCCGGCAAGGCCGCCAAGGCGGCGGGCCTGCCCATCAATCCCGACCTGGCCACTGGCCTGGTGGTGCCGGTGGTGGCGGCCTGCGTCTGGCTGGGCCTGCGCCGCATGCACAAGGGGCTGGGCAACCACTGA
- the greB gene encoding transcription elongation factor GreB → MNKAFVKESDGDDDDEDIALPSVPAGSKNYMTPQGHQRIKDELLHLIDEERPEVVRVVSWAASNGDRSENGDYLYGKKRLREIDRRIRFLTKRLDNAEVVDPSVHHGSDQIFFGATVTYENQRGEAHTVTIVGIDELDPLKGRISWISPVARALTKAREGDEVVLQTPAGLEQLTILEVSYPAPQ, encoded by the coding sequence ATGAACAAGGCTTTTGTCAAAGAATCCGACGGCGACGATGACGATGAGGACATCGCGCTGCCCTCCGTCCCCGCCGGCAGCAAGAACTACATGACCCCGCAGGGCCACCAGCGCATCAAGGATGAACTCTTGCACCTGATCGATGAAGAGCGTCCGGAAGTGGTGCGGGTGGTGTCCTGGGCAGCCTCCAACGGCGATCGTTCCGAGAACGGCGACTATCTCTACGGCAAGAAGCGCCTGCGCGAGATCGACCGGCGTATCCGCTTCCTGACCAAGCGTCTGGACAATGCGGAGGTGGTCGATCCTTCGGTGCATCACGGCAGCGACCAGATCTTTTTCGGTGCGACCGTCACCTATGAGAACCAGCGCGGTGAAGCCCATACCGTGACCATCGTCGGCATCGATGAGCTCGACCCGCTCAAGGGCCGCATCAGCTGGATTTCACCGGTGGCGCGGGCGCTGACCAAGGCGCGCGAGGGCGACGAAGTCGTGCTGCAGACGCCGGCCGGGCTGGAACAGCTGACCATTCTTGAAGTGAGCTATCCAGCGCCGCAGTAG
- the rpoZ gene encoding DNA-directed RNA polymerase subunit omega codes for MARITIEDCLKQIPNRFQLTLSATYRARQLLQGHTPKVDAKDKPTVTALREIAAGKVGVEMLKKVPA; via the coding sequence ATGGCCCGCATCACCATCGAAGATTGCCTCAAGCAGATCCCCAACCGTTTCCAGTTGACCCTGTCGGCCACCTACCGCGCCCGCCAGCTGCTGCAAGGCCATACTCCCAAGGTCGACGCCAAGGACAAGCCCACCGTGACCGCCCTGCGCGAAATCGCCGCTGGCAAGGTCGGCGTGGAAATGCTGAAGAAGGTTCCGGCCTGA
- a CDS encoding methylglyoxal synthase yields MSSIAPRYRIGLIANRAHQDAPDSALVQLLTGSRHRIESLQPELIVVGRTLDAIGQMNLLPGYEHLVRFPYGRHGGLMKLVSRTVDEDPERTLDAVIYLIDPVDPSSTFPEAVALKRQCVIHGKPFLSTLAGAQEWFELEALANGAAPDASLDDRFRLGQEGIALIAHDAMKSRMLELAEKHFAVLDQFAFRCATGTTGGLLNQLAMKIKGEAGRHWVKPFLSGPLGGDAQIAELILEQQCRRVLFLEDPHVARQHEADIQLLERAARTVTAYASCMSDVKWGDRWLTLIGQRAQ; encoded by the coding sequence ATGTCTTCCATCGCTCCCCGCTACCGCATCGGTCTCATCGCCAACCGCGCCCACCAGGACGCGCCCGACTCCGCCCTGGTCCAGCTGCTGACCGGCTCGCGGCATCGCATCGAAAGCCTGCAACCTGAACTGATCGTGGTCGGCCGTACACTCGACGCCATCGGCCAGATGAACCTGCTGCCGGGCTATGAGCATCTGGTGCGCTTTCCCTATGGCCGGCACGGCGGGCTGATGAAGCTGGTCTCGCGCACCGTGGACGAAGATCCCGAGCGGACCCTGGATGCGGTGATCTACCTGATCGATCCGGTCGATCCCTCTTCCACCTTCCCGGAAGCAGTGGCGCTCAAGCGCCAGTGCGTCATCCATGGCAAGCCCTTCCTGTCGACCCTGGCCGGCGCCCAGGAGTGGTTCGAACTGGAAGCCCTGGCCAATGGCGCGGCGCCCGATGCATCGCTGGATGACCGTTTCCGGCTGGGCCAGGAAGGCATCGCCCTGATCGCCCACGACGCCATGAAGTCACGCATGCTGGAGCTGGCCGAAAAACACTTCGCCGTGCTGGACCAGTTCGCCTTCCGCTGCGCCACCGGCACCACTGGCGGCCTGCTCAACCAGTTGGCCATGAAGATCAAGGGCGAGGCTGGCCGCCACTGGGTCAAGCCCTTCCTCTCCGGCCCTTTGGGCGGCGACGCGCAGATTGCCGAACTGATCCTGGAACAGCAGTGCCGCCGCGTGCTGTTCCTGGAAGACCCGCACGTGGCGCGCCAGCACGAAGCCGACATCCAGCTGCTGGAGCGCGCTGCGCGCACGGTCACGGCTTACGCTTCCTGCATGAGTGACGTCAAATGGGGCGATCGCTGGCTCACGCTGATCGGTCAGCGCGCCCAGTGA
- a CDS encoding FMN-dependent NADH-azoreductase, with protein sequence MSTLLHIDSSARSGGSISRQLTASFVSQWQAKNPGGKVVHRDLAANALPHLSESMLGAYFTPADARSAEQAEVIKQSDALVDELLAADTIVIGVPMYNFAPPSTLKAWIDHVFRAGRTFKYTETGPVGLVTGKKAVIILSRGGMYSEGPMEALDFQGKYLKSALGFIGITDVELVVAEGVSMGEEAAKQAVASAEAKINASV encoded by the coding sequence ATGAGCACCCTCCTGCATATCGACTCCAGCGCCCGCAGCGGCGGTTCCATCTCGCGCCAGCTGACCGCTTCCTTCGTCAGCCAGTGGCAAGCCAAGAACCCGGGTGGCAAGGTGGTGCATCGCGACCTCGCCGCCAACGCCCTGCCGCACCTGAGCGAATCCATGCTGGGCGCCTACTTCACCCCGGCCGACGCCCGCAGCGCTGAGCAGGCTGAAGTGATCAAGCAATCCGACGCCCTGGTGGACGAACTGCTGGCCGCCGACACCATCGTCATCGGCGTGCCGATGTACAACTTCGCGCCGCCCTCCACTCTGAAGGCCTGGATCGATCACGTCTTCCGCGCCGGCCGCACCTTCAAGTACACCGAGACCGGCCCCGTCGGCCTGGTGACCGGCAAGAAGGCCGTCATCATCCTCTCGCGCGGCGGCATGTATTCCGAAGGCCCGATGGAAGCGCTGGACTTCCAGGGCAAGTACCTCAAGAGCGCCCTGGGCTTCATCGGCATCACCGATGTCGAACTGGTGGTGGCCGAAGGCGTGTCCATGGGCGAGGAAGCCGCCAAGCAGGCCGTGGCCAGCGCCGAAGCCAAGATCAACGCCAGCGTCTGA
- a CDS encoding RelA/SpoT family protein, whose protein sequence is MSLTTTDSTLSATPSPKRAAGSGRTAAPTEVAPAAHSGVATFAHLIPKLEEYLTPSELKKVKEAYRFADEMHLGQMRKSGEPYISHPLAVAEICAEWKLDAQAMMAAFLHDVMEDQGVKKEELIERFGASVASLVDGLSKLDKIEFQSQVEAQAENFRKMLLAMARDVRVILVKLADRLHNMRTLGSMPPEKKRRISRETMEVYVPIAHRLGLNNIYRELQELSFAHLHPLRHRTLSKAVKAARGNRREVVTKIMESVTSTLIAAGIPAQVDGREKTLYGIYRKMRNKHLSFSQVLDVYGFRVVVDSFANCYVALGTLHSLFKPMPGKFKDYIAIPKLNGYQSLHTTLIGPYGTPVEFQIRTSEMHRVAESGVAAHWLYKDDEGSLTDLQQRTHAWLQSLLDIQKQTGDSAEFLEHVKVDLFPDSVYVFTPKSKIIALPRGATALDFAYSIHTDIGDQTTSAIINHEPAPLRAELHNGDIVEIITSPTSRPSPNWLGYVRTGKARSAIRHRLRTANQVESQAVGRRLLGNALHTLGIEPELPSHIVERLLNESSAKTMDDLYAEIGIGTRMAPLVARHIMTMMDTGVSVPQLDPEGHMLPNKPDPVVITGSEGASAQLSSCCMPIPGDRLTGYLKADQTLIVHTQECDTAKRLHEKEPDRWIELVWGQDLNRRFDCRITILIHNERGTLARIAAEIGESDANIVSVAMDDEGGNASMKYLRFTIQVEDRVHLARTMRGIRRIDSVARILRERG, encoded by the coding sequence ATGAGCCTGACCACTACCGACTCCACCTTATCAGCCACACCTAGCCCCAAACGTGCCGCCGGTTCCGGCCGCACCGCAGCTCCCACCGAAGTCGCCCCGGCCGCCCACAGCGGCGTGGCGACTTTCGCGCATCTGATCCCCAAGCTCGAAGAATATCTGACCCCTTCCGAACTGAAGAAGGTCAAGGAAGCCTATCGCTTCGCCGACGAGATGCACCTGGGCCAGATGCGCAAGTCCGGCGAACCCTACATCTCGCACCCGCTGGCGGTGGCCGAGATCTGCGCCGAGTGGAAGCTGGACGCCCAGGCCATGATGGCCGCCTTCCTGCACGATGTGATGGAAGACCAGGGCGTCAAGAAGGAAGAGCTGATCGAACGCTTCGGCGCCTCCGTGGCGTCGCTGGTGGATGGCCTGTCCAAGCTGGACAAGATCGAATTCCAGAGCCAGGTCGAGGCGCAGGCAGAGAATTTCCGCAAGATGCTGCTGGCCATGGCCCGCGATGTGCGGGTGATCCTGGTCAAGCTGGCCGACCGCCTGCACAACATGCGCACGCTGGGCTCCATGCCGCCCGAGAAGAAGCGCCGCATCTCGCGCGAGACCATGGAAGTCTATGTGCCCATCGCGCACCGCCTGGGCCTGAACAACATCTATCGCGAATTGCAGGAGCTGTCCTTCGCGCACCTGCATCCGCTGCGCCACCGCACCCTCTCCAAGGCCGTGAAAGCGGCACGCGGCAACCGCCGCGAAGTGGTGACCAAGATCATGGAATCGGTCACCAGCACCTTGATCGCCGCCGGCATCCCGGCCCAGGTCGATGGCCGCGAAAAGACCCTCTACGGTATCTATCGCAAGATGCGCAACAAGCACCTGAGCTTCTCGCAGGTGCTGGATGTGTATGGCTTCCGCGTGGTGGTGGACAGCTTCGCCAACTGCTATGTGGCGCTGGGCACCCTGCATTCGCTGTTCAAGCCCATGCCGGGCAAGTTCAAGGACTACATCGCCATCCCCAAGCTCAATGGGTACCAGTCGCTGCACACCACCTTGATCGGCCCCTATGGCACGCCGGTGGAATTCCAGATCCGCACCAGCGAAATGCATCGCGTGGCCGAGTCGGGCGTGGCCGCACACTGGCTGTACAAGGATGACGAAGGCAGCCTGACCGACCTGCAGCAGCGTACCCATGCCTGGCTGCAGTCGCTTCTGGACATCCAGAAACAGACCGGCGATTCGGCCGAGTTCCTGGAGCACGTCAAGGTCGACCTGTTCCCCGACTCGGTCTACGTCTTCACGCCCAAGTCCAAGATCATCGCCCTGCCCCGTGGCGCGACGGCGCTCGATTTCGCCTACAGCATCCACACCGACATCGGCGACCAGACCACCTCGGCCATCATCAACCACGAGCCCGCCCCCCTGCGCGCCGAGCTGCACAACGGCGACATCGTCGAGATCATCACCTCGCCGACCTCGCGCCCCAGCCCCAACTGGCTGGGCTATGTGCGCACCGGCAAGGCGCGCTCGGCGATCCGCCATCGCCTGCGCACCGCCAACCAGGTCGAGTCGCAGGCCGTGGGTCGTCGTCTCCTGGGCAATGCGCTGCATACCCTGGGCATCGAACCGGAACTGCCGTCCCATATCGTCGAGCGCCTGCTCAACGAATCCAGCGCCAAGACCATGGATGACCTGTATGCCGAGATCGGCATCGGCACCCGCATGGCCCCGCTGGTGGCGCGCCACATCATGACCATGATGGACACCGGCGTGAGCGTGCCGCAGCTCGATCCGGAAGGCCACATGCTGCCCAACAAGCCCGACCCGGTGGTCATCACCGGCAGCGAAGGGGCGTCGGCGCAGTTGTCCTCCTGTTGCATGCCCATTCCTGGCGACCGCCTGACCGGCTATCTCAAGGCCGACCAGACCCTGATCGTCCACACTCAGGAGTGCGACACCGCCAAGCGCCTGCACGAGAAGGAGCCCGACCGCTGGATCGAACTGGTCTGGGGGCAGGACCTGAACCGCCGCTTCGACTGCCGCATCACCATCCTGATCCACAATGAACGCGGTACGCTGGCGCGCATTGCGGCCGAGATCGGCGAATCGGACGCCAACATCGTCTCGGTGGCCATGGACGACGAAGGCGGCAATGCCTCGATGAAGTACCTGCGCTTCACCATCCAGGTCGAAGACCGGGTCCACCTGGCGCGCACCATGCGGGGCATACGGCGTATCGACAGCGTGGCGCGTATCCTGCGTGAACGCGGCTGA